One stretch of Thermanaerosceptrum fracticalcis DNA includes these proteins:
- the spoIIP gene encoding stage II sporulation protein P gives MKREKINRFIVYLSLLLIIVGGSLYYYESNPKVYNTVAEAGLELNFLDNLGKWEGERTDGGYYTFVDENGKEIDQMARDVFIGDEIIVEDNNRYKVVRIEKDTVYCKLVGKENIAWLPEWDQVPVVNLAQGKNHVAIYMTHTDESYVPTDGTESKPGKGGIKQVGNTLGNALREKGANAVVSFNNHDPHDANAYHRSRKTAVQLLKTNPIALIDVHRDGVPDPNFYRKVIDGREATKVRLVVGRQNPHMSSNLEFAKQIKAYYDKNYPGLIKGIFMAKGNYNQDLGPRAILIEVGTHTNSRTAAERGVALFADGIPKVLGIAAVPGPAAPVPGAPGLQGAPSPGAGRSLLWLLAFLVIGGGAFLLISTGSIKGSLDKLGGLGKEFANYLGPVQGKKKQDKDEDTKNPNK, from the coding sequence ATGAAAAGAGAGAAGATTAATCGCTTTATTGTATATTTAAGCCTGCTTCTCATCATTGTAGGCGGATCTCTTTATTATTATGAAAGTAATCCCAAAGTCTACAACACGGTGGCCGAAGCCGGTTTAGAGCTAAATTTCCTGGATAATTTAGGAAAATGGGAAGGAGAGCGCACAGACGGAGGGTATTATACTTTTGTCGATGAAAACGGCAAAGAAATAGATCAGATGGCCCGCGATGTCTTTATCGGGGATGAAATCATCGTTGAAGACAATAACCGGTATAAGGTGGTCCGTATAGAGAAAGATACAGTCTATTGCAAACTGGTTGGAAAAGAAAACATTGCCTGGCTGCCCGAGTGGGATCAGGTTCCTGTCGTGAATTTAGCCCAGGGGAAAAATCATGTGGCCATTTACATGACCCATACCGACGAGTCCTATGTGCCTACGGACGGTACAGAAAGTAAACCCGGTAAAGGCGGTATTAAACAGGTTGGCAACACCCTGGGCAATGCCCTGAGGGAAAAAGGGGCTAATGCCGTAGTTTCCTTTAATAATCACGATCCCCACGATGCCAATGCCTATCATCGTTCCCGTAAGACGGCAGTACAGCTTCTAAAAACGAATCCCATTGCTTTGATCGATGTGCACCGCGATGGTGTGCCTGACCCTAATTTCTATCGCAAAGTGATCGATGGTAGAGAAGCCACTAAAGTAAGGCTCGTAGTGGGAAGACAGAACCCCCACATGTCTTCCAACCTGGAATTCGCCAAACAGATTAAAGCCTATTATGATAAAAATTATCCCGGCCTGATTAAAGGAATTTTCATGGCTAAAGGGAACTACAACCAGGACCTGGGTCCCCGGGCCATACTTATTGAGGTAGGGACACATACCAATAGTAGAACTGCTGCGGAAAGGGGTGTGGCTCTGTTTGCTGATGGTATCCCCAAAGTACTAGGTATAGCCGCAGTACCCGGACCTGCCGCACCAGTTCCCGGTGCTCCCGGACTTCAAGGGGCCCCCAGTCCCGGCGCAGGTAGATCACTATTATGGCTCTTAGCTTTCCTGGTAATTGGTGGCGGTGCTTTTCTCCTTATCAGTACGGGCAGTATTAAAGGCTCCCTGGATAAACTGGGGGGACTGGGTAAGGAATTCGCCAACTATTTAGGTCCTGTTCAGGGAAAGAAAAAACAAGATAAGGATGAAGATACAAAAAACCCAAATAAATAG
- a CDS encoding DUF1614 domain-containing protein has translation MARLPIGMLVLVIASILIYFGLAQRLLDRMRLSDKTALAVIAALIVGSFIDIPLSRGNIQASINVGGALVPIGLAVYLLVTAGTTKEWVRALGASVVTGAVIYYLGHFLMKGDPGDRAVVDPLYVYPLVGGTIAYLVGRSRRAAFVAATMGVLSLDLIHWFWLISTRTPGTVNIGGAGAFDSIVIAGLVAILLAEVIGETRERLQGGPESEGRDPVLISHLKTVPKQEAAEEKDFYARQDTPSVEKEGEANEKRED, from the coding sequence TTGGCCAGGTTGCCAATAGGCATGTTAGTGTTGGTTATTGCCTCAATTCTTATTTATTTTGGGCTTGCCCAAAGGCTGTTAGACCGCATGCGCTTATCGGACAAAACCGCCTTAGCTGTGATTGCGGCCTTGATCGTAGGAAGTTTTATTGATATTCCTCTATCCCGCGGGAACATCCAGGCCTCCATTAACGTTGGGGGTGCCTTGGTTCCTATTGGACTTGCTGTTTATTTATTAGTGACAGCGGGAACCACGAAAGAATGGGTAAGAGCCTTAGGGGCCTCAGTAGTGACAGGCGCAGTAATCTATTATCTCGGTCACTTTCTCATGAAAGGAGATCCCGGTGACCGGGCAGTTGTAGACCCTCTGTATGTCTATCCATTAGTTGGCGGTACCATCGCTTATCTGGTAGGGCGTTCACGACGGGCAGCTTTTGTGGCCGCTACCATGGGTGTCTTGTCTCTTGATTTAATTCACTGGTTTTGGCTCATTTCCACACGTACACCGGGAACTGTCAATATCGGCGGTGCAGGGGCTTTTGACTCCATAGTGATTGCCGGTCTGGTAGCCATCCTGCTGGCTGAAGTGATTGGTGAAACCCGGGAACGTTTACAGGGCGGGCCCGAATCGGAAGGAAGAGATCCAGTACTCATCAGTCATCTCAAAACAGTACCTAAACAGGAAGCAGCGGAGGAAAAGGACTTTTATGCACGGCAAGATACCCCGAGTGTCGAGAAGGAGGGTGAGGCCAATGAAAAGAGAGAAGATTAA
- a CDS encoding nitrilase-related carbon-nitrogen hydrolase, whose amino-acid sequence MQDLTIGLVQMTARFGQIEENLRKVTNFSLQAAEHKVDILCFPEMCIHGYRRGVPPQCPLEIPGVWMSSLRQMAESHQMIIAVGLAENNQAGNPYITQLLFFPDGSWDVYRKTHLGQSEEPYYTAGESLPVFHSAKGKFAVQICWDTHFPEISIIQSLKGAEIIFAPHASPSIVGDRKEIWTKYLTARAYDNSVFLAACNLVGEDNGHSYSGGALVFDPKGNIIAEDFSQREGLLCVTLESSLINTIRQKERRSMRHSFYLAGRRPELYRDLLTRSTSDI is encoded by the coding sequence GTGCAGGATCTTACAATCGGTCTCGTACAAATGACCGCCAGGTTTGGTCAGATTGAAGAAAACTTGCGTAAAGTAACTAACTTTAGCTTGCAGGCCGCTGAACACAAGGTAGATATCCTTTGTTTCCCTGAGATGTGTATCCATGGTTACCGCCGCGGTGTTCCGCCCCAATGTCCCCTGGAGATTCCTGGTGTCTGGATGTCAAGTCTCAGGCAGATGGCGGAATCACATCAAATGATCATTGCCGTGGGGCTGGCCGAAAACAATCAGGCCGGTAATCCCTATATCACGCAATTACTCTTCTTTCCCGACGGGTCCTGGGATGTGTACCGTAAAACCCATCTGGGGCAAAGCGAGGAACCTTATTATACTGCTGGCGAAAGCCTCCCTGTATTCCATAGCGCTAAAGGGAAATTTGCTGTCCAGATATGCTGGGATACCCATTTCCCCGAAATTAGTATCATTCAATCCCTTAAAGGAGCAGAAATTATTTTTGCTCCTCATGCTTCTCCCAGTATTGTAGGGGATAGGAAAGAGATTTGGACGAAATATTTAACAGCCCGGGCCTATGATAATTCTGTTTTCCTGGCAGCCTGCAACCTGGTGGGTGAAGATAATGGGCACAGTTACAGCGGTGGCGCTCTGGTCTTTGACCCGAAAGGCAATATTATAGCGGAAGACTTTTCCCAGCGGGAGGGGCTCTTATGTGTCACCCTGGAGAGTTCCTTAATTAATACTATTCGGCAGAAAGAACGCCGTTCTATGCGGCATAGTTTTTACCTGGCCGGACGGAGACCGGAACTGTACCGGGACCTGCTAACCAGGTCGACATCCGATATCTAA
- a CDS encoding nitroreductase family protein, giving the protein MHLFSLLFVSPAPAARDGGFYEDLTVSQETLLELVDLGRLSPTGGNKQPLKFIISWEKEKNELIYPTLAWAGYLTDWAGPEAGERPAAYIIILEDKDINMNVPKIDFGIAAQSIMLGAAEKGLGGCMIYMVQRQKLREVLHIPEKYEILMVLALGQPKEEVVVDEIENEADIKYWRDNNRVHHVPKRKLKDVVLEL; this is encoded by the coding sequence GTGCACCTGTTTTCATTACTATTTGTGTCGCCCGCACCGGCGGCGCGAGATGGAGGTTTTTATGAAGATTTAACCGTAAGTCAAGAGACTTTACTGGAACTGGTAGACCTGGGCAGGCTTTCGCCCACCGGGGGGAACAAACAGCCCTTGAAATTCATTATTTCCTGGGAGAAAGAGAAAAATGAATTGATTTATCCCACTTTAGCCTGGGCGGGTTATTTGACAGATTGGGCCGGTCCTGAAGCTGGGGAAAGACCGGCGGCTTATATTATTATCTTAGAGGATAAAGACATCAACATGAATGTTCCCAAAATAGATTTTGGAATCGCCGCCCAGAGTATCATGCTGGGCGCGGCGGAAAAGGGACTGGGTGGCTGTATGATTTATATGGTACAACGCCAAAAATTACGTGAAGTCCTCCATATCCCGGAAAAGTATGAAATTCTCATGGTGTTAGCTCTGGGGCAGCCCAAGGAAGAAGTGGTGGTGGATGAAATAGAAAATGAAGCCGATATTAAATACTGGCGAGATAATAACCGGGTTCACCATGTGCCTAAGCGTAAACTTAAGGATGTTGTTTTAGAACTGTAA
- a CDS encoding IS110 family transposase produces MCGDPVTVFSLTISLQGGRILRIVYPICCGVDVHKTFLVATLITTQGIVPSYKKKRFSTFNKSILAFKQWLIDNNCFDVCMESTGKYYVPIYNLLEDSIRVTVANPKWVAAVKGNKDDVKDSKWIGDLFRLGLVPGSFIPSKNIRILREYTRYRFKLVSCKSSEKNRFQNAFTVCNVALDAVVSDMFGKSASSITDYLVNSDSFDPKHCVSLLQRSLKKKADEVIESIEGFQMSAEQKTRIRFVRKHLDFVEQLIADLDQTIARLAAPLESAIALLCTIPGVDRNIAITILSEIGTDMSQFSSSKRLCCWGGLTPGNNQSAGKKKSVRITRAGVYLKPTLVQAAHAAVKSNSSAYYRIKYERISKRRGKKRAIIAIARMILTATYHMLQSGEVFNPCDLYHVDMPVELRNKQKEKALRQAAKLLVAHGIVNPEHITLPA; encoded by the coding sequence ATGTGCGGCGATCCAGTCACTGTCTTCTCCCTCACAATTTCATTGCAAGGAGGGAGAATTCTGAGAATCGTTTATCCCATCTGTTGTGGCGTCGATGTACACAAGACATTTCTCGTCGCTACGCTCATCACAACGCAGGGTATCGTTCCGAGTTACAAAAAAAAGCGTTTTTCTACCTTTAACAAATCCATTCTGGCGTTTAAGCAGTGGCTGATTGACAACAACTGCTTTGACGTTTGCATGGAGAGCACCGGGAAGTATTATGTTCCCATATACAATTTGCTGGAGGACAGCATCCGGGTTACCGTCGCCAACCCCAAGTGGGTTGCTGCTGTTAAGGGCAACAAGGATGATGTCAAGGATTCCAAGTGGATCGGCGATCTTTTTCGCCTCGGTCTGGTTCCCGGTAGCTTTATCCCGTCCAAGAACATCCGCATTTTGCGGGAGTATACGCGATACCGCTTCAAGCTCGTTTCCTGTAAATCCAGCGAAAAGAACCGCTTTCAGAACGCTTTCACCGTTTGCAATGTCGCCCTTGATGCTGTCGTTTCCGACATGTTTGGCAAATCTGCCTCTTCCATCACGGACTACCTTGTAAACTCGGATTCTTTCGATCCAAAACATTGCGTTTCCTTGCTGCAACGCTCCTTGAAGAAGAAAGCCGACGAGGTCATCGAATCTATTGAGGGTTTTCAAATGTCTGCGGAACAGAAGACACGCATCCGTTTCGTCCGCAAACACTTGGATTTCGTGGAGCAGCTCATTGCCGACCTCGACCAAACCATCGCCCGGTTGGCTGCACCCTTGGAAAGCGCCATTGCCCTACTGTGTACCATTCCCGGAGTTGACCGTAACATAGCCATTACGATCCTCTCCGAAATTGGTACGGATATGTCTCAGTTCTCATCCTCGAAACGCTTATGCTGCTGGGGGGGACTAACGCCCGGCAACAATCAATCCGCAGGCAAAAAGAAGTCCGTTCGCATTACGAGGGCCGGGGTTTATCTCAAGCCCACGCTCGTGCAAGCAGCCCATGCCGCTGTAAAATCGAATTCTTCCGCTTACTACCGTATCAAATATGAGCGGATATCCAAGCGCCGAGGGAAGAAACGAGCCATAATCGCCATTGCCAGAATGATACTTACAGCCACTTATCATATGCTCCAATCAGGTGAAGTCTTCAATCCTTGTGACCTCTACCATGTTGATATGCCGGTGGAGCTTCGCAATAAGCAAAAGGAGAAAGCTTTGAGGCAAGCTGCTAAACTCTTGGTTGCCCATGGTATCGTAAACCCCGAACATATCACGCTGCCTGCTTAA
- a CDS encoding inorganic diphosphatase, protein MINIWHDVDPRRITPENFLTVIEIPKGSKKKYELDKETGMIILDRILYTSTHYPANYGFLPKTLSQDNDPLDVLVLCSEVLDPLTLVQCYPVGLIKMIDNEEVDEKIIAIPFKDPSFNEYRHINELPHHLFQEISHFFEVYKQLEHKITSVKEVLGREEAVRTIAEAIGSYQQKFSSLGLKETFSD, encoded by the coding sequence ATGATTAATATTTGGCATGATGTAGACCCTCGCCGAATCACACCGGAGAATTTTCTGACCGTCATTGAGATACCCAAAGGCAGCAAGAAAAAATATGAGCTGGATAAGGAAACCGGTATGATTATCCTGGACCGGATTTTATACACTTCTACCCATTATCCTGCTAACTACGGCTTTTTGCCGAAAACCTTATCCCAGGATAATGACCCTCTGGACGTTCTGGTTTTATGTTCTGAGGTTTTGGATCCTCTCACCCTTGTCCAGTGTTATCCTGTTGGCCTGATTAAAATGATTGATAATGAGGAAGTAGATGAAAAAATTATTGCCATACCTTTTAAAGACCCTTCTTTTAACGAGTACCGCCACATCAATGAACTGCCTCATCATCTGTTCCAGGAAATATCCCATTTTTTCGAGGTATATAAACAATTAGAACATAAAATAACCAGCGTGAAAGAGGTCCTGGGAAGGGAAGAAGCAGTACGAACCATTGCGGAAGCCATTGGGAGCTACCAGCAAAAATTTTCCTCCTTGGGCTTAAAGGAAACTTTTTCTGATTAG
- the pepF gene encoding oligoendopeptidase F codes for MKKREDLPAEYTWDLSHLYPTRAEWEKDLQEISVLLQRIVQRKGEITKSSTALLDTLTLLDQLNLKLEWAASYARMSFDVDMGNPQAKKDYETIYNLNTNVGDQLAFIEPELLTISPETLKTYEQEKPELHTYVFMFEKLFKQKEHILRPEEEEILARMESLGGTFEKIFDDITVNDLQFPEIEDEKGEKVIANEVNYRKSLTSYDRETRKRFFKGLLSTYGSHINSISSTFYGSVKYRAYLAKTRRYRSSRHMAVSRNHIPIEVYDTLINTVRSNVGLLQDYIRLRKKTLGYEDIHFYDMFVPLVEDINKIYSLEEARETVLEALSVLGETYITDLKQAFNKRWLDYYPNKGKTPGAYANGVYGVHPYSLLNFTGTLEDIFTMAHELGHVMHSYYSNKNQPYINSDYTIFTAEVASTVNEYFLFRYLLNKAASAKEKAHLLSMHLDSIRSTLFRQAFFADFEMRVHQMAEEDQPLTPDVLCSLYRQLYEYYHGPGFTIDEELTYEWARIPHFYNAFYVYQYATGISAAISLARNILVQKPQALGAYLDFLKAGGSDYPINILKKAGVDMSTSAPILAAFQDFSDTLQELTQLL; via the coding sequence ATGAAAAAACGTGAGGATTTACCGGCAGAATATACCTGGGATTTATCTCATCTCTATCCCACCCGCGCTGAATGGGAAAAGGATTTACAGGAAATTAGCGTGCTGCTGCAAAGAATCGTCCAAAGGAAAGGTGAGATAACCAAGAGTTCTACAGCTTTACTGGATACACTTACCCTTCTTGACCAACTTAACCTTAAACTGGAATGGGCCGCAAGCTATGCCCGGATGTCTTTTGACGTGGATATGGGTAACCCCCAAGCCAAAAAAGACTATGAAACAATCTATAACCTCAATACTAATGTGGGTGACCAGTTAGCCTTTATCGAACCGGAATTATTGACTATTTCTCCGGAAACCTTGAAAACATATGAACAGGAGAAACCTGAACTTCACACCTACGTCTTTATGTTTGAAAAACTCTTTAAACAAAAGGAACACATCCTGCGCCCGGAAGAGGAAGAAATACTGGCCCGCATGGAATCCCTCGGCGGTACTTTTGAAAAAATCTTCGACGATATTACCGTAAATGATTTGCAATTCCCTGAAATTGAGGACGAAAAGGGCGAAAAAGTAATAGCCAATGAAGTTAATTATAGAAAAAGCCTGACTTCCTACGACCGGGAAACCAGGAAAAGGTTTTTTAAAGGCCTTTTGAGTACCTATGGTTCTCACATCAATTCTATCAGTTCCACCTTCTACGGCAGTGTAAAGTACCGTGCTTATCTCGCCAAAACGCGAAGATATCGTTCATCCCGCCATATGGCCGTGTCCCGGAACCATATACCTATTGAGGTCTATGATACCTTAATTAATACAGTCCGCAGTAATGTAGGGCTTCTCCAGGATTATATCAGGTTACGAAAAAAAACCTTAGGCTATGAGGACATCCACTTTTACGACATGTTTGTACCATTGGTTGAGGATATCAATAAAATCTACTCTTTGGAGGAAGCTCGGGAAACCGTACTGGAAGCTTTAAGTGTCCTGGGGGAGACATATATCACCGACTTAAAGCAAGCCTTTAATAAGCGCTGGCTGGATTATTATCCTAACAAAGGTAAAACTCCGGGGGCTTACGCCAATGGCGTGTATGGAGTTCATCCTTATTCCCTGCTTAACTTTACAGGAACTTTGGAAGACATTTTTACCATGGCCCATGAGTTAGGTCATGTGATGCACAGTTACTACAGCAATAAAAACCAGCCTTATATTAATTCTGACTACACCATTTTTACCGCCGAAGTAGCTTCCACTGTTAATGAATACTTCCTTTTCAGGTACCTGCTGAATAAGGCTGCTTCCGCCAAGGAAAAGGCTCATCTCCTCAGCATGCATCTGGACAGTATTCGTTCTACCCTCTTCCGCCAGGCCTTTTTTGCGGACTTTGAAATGCGCGTGCACCAGATGGCTGAAGAAGACCAGCCCCTTACGCCCGATGTCCTTTGCTCCCTGTACCGGCAGCTTTACGAGTACTACCACGGTCCCGGTTTTACCATTGATGAAGAACTGACTTACGAGTGGGCCCGTATTCCCCATTTTTATAACGCTTTTTATGTCTATCAATATGCCACGGGAATCTCCGCCGCCATCAGCCTGGCTCGCAATATCTTGGTGCAAAAACCCCAGGCTTTGGGGGCTTATCTTGATTTTCTTAAAGCAGGAGGTTCCGATTATCCCATTAACATCCTGAAAAAGGCCGGTGTAGATATGTCTACTTCTGCGCCTATCCTGGCTGCCTTCCAGGACTTCTCGGACACCCTTCAGGAACTGACCCAATTATTATGA
- a CDS encoding YifB family Mg chelatase-like AAA ATPase: MLAKVFSCTTVGLDPYIIEVEVDVSGGLPNLEIVGLPDTTVKESKERVRTALKNAGFEVPPRKIIVNLAPADIRKEGPGFDLAIAVGILAATEQVKSDFLENHVLVGELSLDGSIRPVPGILPMALFLAEKNSKALVVAVDNSGEAALTPVNAYGFCNLSQVKEFLEKPELFTPVEKISLTEFLNQEQPGEADLAEVKGQAMVKRALEVAAAGGHNILLVGTPGSGKSMLARCLPSILPPLTAEEALDVSKIYSIAGLLSKDTPLVTRRPFRAPHHTSSPASLIGGGQIPRPGEVSLATHGVLFMDELPEYRRDVLEALRQPIEDKVVTISRVSAALTYPARFQLAAAANPCYCGFYGDPLKECTCTPHQINKYRNKISGPLLDRIDIHVDVPRVTFQDLDNKKEEESSQVVRARVIQAREKQLARFAGSSIKCNAQMGGKEVRKYCTLQGEAKDLLKMAFNSLGLSARAHDRILKIARTIADLGGSEEITTAHLAEAIQYRSFDRKPV; encoded by the coding sequence TTGTTAGCAAAAGTCTTTAGCTGTACTACGGTAGGATTGGACCCTTATATCATTGAAGTAGAAGTGGACGTTTCGGGAGGATTGCCTAATCTGGAGATAGTTGGGTTACCTGATACAACAGTGAAGGAGAGTAAGGAGCGGGTACGGACAGCTCTCAAAAACGCAGGCTTTGAGGTTCCACCTAGAAAAATCATTGTAAATTTAGCTCCAGCCGATATTAGGAAAGAAGGACCTGGTTTTGATCTTGCCATCGCTGTGGGTATCCTGGCGGCTACCGAACAGGTAAAGAGTGACTTTTTAGAGAACCATGTTCTGGTGGGAGAACTATCCCTGGACGGAAGTATCCGTCCGGTGCCGGGAATTTTACCTATGGCCTTATTTTTAGCAGAGAAAAACAGCAAAGCTCTTGTTGTAGCTGTAGATAACAGCGGTGAAGCGGCTCTTACTCCCGTGAATGCCTATGGCTTTTGTAACCTGTCTCAGGTGAAAGAATTCCTGGAGAAGCCGGAACTCTTTACCCCCGTGGAAAAGATTAGTTTAACAGAATTCTTGAACCAGGAACAGCCTGGAGAGGCGGATCTGGCTGAAGTCAAAGGACAAGCCATGGTCAAACGGGCCCTGGAAGTGGCGGCGGCAGGAGGGCATAACATTTTATTAGTAGGGACTCCTGGCTCCGGTAAGAGTATGCTGGCCAGGTGCCTGCCCTCAATTTTGCCGCCCTTAACAGCGGAAGAAGCCCTGGATGTCAGTAAGATTTACAGTATTGCAGGGCTGTTATCCAAGGATACACCTCTGGTGACGCGAAGGCCTTTCCGGGCTCCCCACCATACCTCTTCCCCCGCCAGCCTCATCGGCGGCGGGCAAATACCCAGACCGGGAGAAGTCAGCTTAGCCACCCACGGAGTCTTATTCATGGATGAGTTGCCCGAATACCGGAGAGATGTGCTGGAGGCCCTGCGCCAGCCCATCGAAGACAAGGTAGTCACCATCTCGCGGGTTTCTGCCGCTTTGACTTATCCGGCCAGGTTTCAACTGGCGGCTGCGGCTAACCCCTGTTACTGTGGTTTCTATGGTGACCCCCTCAAGGAGTGTACATGCACTCCTCATCAGATTAATAAATACCGTAACAAAATATCGGGCCCTCTCCTGGACCGGATCGATATTCATGTGGATGTGCCCCGCGTGACTTTTCAGGACCTGGATAACAAGAAAGAGGAGGAATCCTCCCAGGTGGTGAGGGCCAGGGTCATTCAGGCCCGGGAGAAGCAGCTGGCCCGTTTTGCCGGGAGCAGTATCAAGTGTAATGCCCAGATGGGCGGGAAAGAAGTAAGAAAATACTGTACTTTACAGGGTGAAGCCAAAGACCTTTTAAAAATGGCTTTTAACTCCCTGGGCCTAAGCGCCCGTGCCCATGACAGGATACTAAAAATTGCCCGTACCATTGCCGACCTGGGCGGTTCTGAGGAGATTACCACTGCCCACCTGGCCGAAGCCATCCAGTACCGCAGTTTTGACCGGAAGCCCGTGTAA
- the sigK gene encoding RNA polymerase sporulation sigma factor SigK, translated as MGIGTAVIALATLLKSLLLLIYYLNNNAFPQPLSEEEEALYLEKFKKGDMNARNVLIERNLRLVAHIARSFENTGEDREDIISIGTIGLIKAVNTFDETKGTKLATYATKCIKNEILMHLRKRNKAEIFLYDPISTDKEGNEVALIDILGTNPDTVHETVQNNVEMEKIISQIKYLSSIEKKVVEMRYGLLDGIRKPQREIAKILKFSRSYVSRIEKRALEKLIKELS; from the coding sequence ATGGGTATAGGAACAGCAGTGATCGCTTTGGCCACACTGCTGAAAAGTTTACTCCTGTTAATTTACTACCTGAACAACAATGCTTTTCCCCAACCCCTCTCGGAAGAGGAGGAAGCCCTCTATCTGGAGAAATTCAAAAAAGGGGATATGAACGCCCGCAACGTCTTGATTGAACGAAACCTGAGGCTGGTTGCTCATATCGCCAGGTCCTTTGAAAACACGGGGGAGGACCGGGAAGATATTATCTCTATCGGTACCATTGGCCTGATTAAAGCTGTTAACACTTTTGATGAAACTAAAGGCACCAAGCTGGCCACCTATGCCACTAAATGCATCAAAAACGAAATCCTTATGCATTTGCGCAAGCGAAACAAGGCTGAGATTTTCCTTTACGACCCCATCAGCACGGATAAAGAAGGTAATGAAGTAGCTCTTATTGATATCCTGGGTACTAATCCCGATACTGTTCATGAAACAGTACAAAATAATGTAGAAATGGAGAAAATCATTTCTCAGATAAAATATTTAAGCAGTATCGAAAAAAAAGTGGTAGAAATGCGTTATGGTCTCTTAGACGGCATTCGTAAACCCCAGCGGGAAATCGCTAAAATTCTTAAATTCTCCCGCTCTTACGTTTCCCGCATCGAAAAAAGGGCCTTAGAAAAATTGATAAAAGAGTTGTCTTAA
- the larA gene encoding nickel-dependent lactate racemase yields MAEKHFKLKYGSIYLPLELKEENILHILEGQDLEPITDLEAAVNEILDNPLGTEPFNHIFASGQKVVIVVSDVTRLWVKTSLFLPFIIKRLNQLGITDDAITILVATGTHREESESELRAIVGTDIFQRIKVIDHICDQRENLVYVGTTSRGTEVEVNRFLLEADRVILTGGIVHHLMAGFGGGRKSIVPGVASKKTIAQNHLHALDPQAKKSNPLIGVGALRYNPLHEDMVEATALVNPDFLVNSIIDTKGQIVKLVGGHWLKAWEEGCRWCDDNFGITINEQADLVIASCGGYPKDMNLYQSTKSLFNAAKAVKPDGVMILITECREGAGADEFFGWSKFLLDDTIDQELRHNFTIPGYVFFAAVETAQKCKVILVSQISPEDVKPMGFHAVPDLQEALSIAYGILGPNPVTILMPYAGSTVPLFPPV; encoded by the coding sequence ATGGCTGAGAAACATTTTAAATTGAAATACGGTTCTATCTACCTTCCCCTGGAACTGAAAGAGGAAAACATCCTGCACATCCTGGAGGGTCAAGATCTGGAACCCATTACAGACCTGGAAGCCGCAGTAAATGAAATCCTGGATAATCCCTTGGGAACTGAACCCTTTAATCACATTTTTGCCTCGGGTCAAAAAGTAGTTATTGTGGTAAGTGATGTCACACGCCTTTGGGTCAAAACCAGCCTCTTTCTTCCTTTTATCATAAAGCGCTTAAACCAGCTGGGTATTACTGATGATGCTATTACTATCCTGGTAGCTACAGGCACCCATCGTGAAGAATCGGAAAGTGAACTGCGGGCCATCGTTGGAACTGATATTTTCCAGCGCATTAAAGTAATAGACCATATTTGTGACCAAAGGGAAAACCTGGTCTATGTGGGTACTACCTCCCGGGGCACGGAAGTAGAAGTAAACCGTTTTTTGTTAGAAGCCGACCGGGTCATTCTCACCGGGGGTATTGTCCACCACTTGATGGCCGGTTTTGGCGGCGGGCGCAAGAGCATTGTACCGGGGGTAGCCAGTAAAAAGACTATTGCCCAAAACCATCTCCATGCCTTAGATCCCCAGGCGAAAAAATCCAATCCCCTTATCGGCGTAGGAGCCCTGAGATACAATCCTCTTCACGAGGATATGGTGGAAGCCACTGCTCTGGTGAATCCCGATTTTCTCGTCAATAGTATCATTGATACAAAAGGTCAGATTGTTAAGCTGGTGGGAGGTCACTGGCTAAAAGCCTGGGAAGAGGGCTGCCGGTGGTGTGATGATAATTTCGGTATTACTATCAATGAGCAAGCCGACCTGGTGATTGCCAGCTGCGGCGGTTACCCCAAGGATATGAACCTTTACCAGTCCACCAAGTCCCTGTTTAATGCGGCTAAAGCCGTAAAACCCGATGGTGTGATGATTTTAATTACGGAATGTCGTGAGGGAGCGGGCGCTGATGAATTTTTCGGCTGGAGCAAATTCCTGCTGGACGACACCATCGACCAGGAACTGCGCCATAATTTCACCATCCCCGGCTATGTCTTTTTTGCCGCCGTAGAAACAGCCCAAAAATGTAAAGTTATCCTGGTTTCCCAGATTTCACCGGAAGATGTAAAACCCATGGGCTTTCACGCCGTTCCTGACCTTCAGGAAGCCTTAAGTATAGCTTATGGCATCCTGGGCCCCAATCCTGTTACTATTCTTATGCCCTATGCGGGAAGTACGGTTCCTCTCTTTCCTCCTGTTTAA